The Triticum aestivum cultivar Chinese Spring chromosome 7B, IWGSC CS RefSeq v2.1, whole genome shotgun sequence genome window below encodes:
- the LOC123156025 gene encoding uncharacterized histidine-rich protein DDB_G0274557, whose translation MTHGHHHHHGGGHHHHGGHHHHHGHHHHHHHDSQQPPALPGFPVPYTYLPTTVGAPLLEHRPKPDCSDSDADGGLYNCTLVACLILAVVCILVYIFG comes from the exons ATGACGCAcggccatcaccatcatcatggcGGCGGCCATCACCATCACGGcggccaccaccatcaccacggtcatcatcaccatcaccaccacgacAGCCAGCAGCCGCCGGCGCTGCCAGGGTTCCCCGTCCCGTACACTTACCTTCCGACGACGGTCGGGGCCCCTCTCCTCGAGCACAGGCCGAAGCCGGACTGCTCCGACTCCGACGCCGACGGCGGACTCTACAACTGCACG CTTGTGGCCTGCCTGATCCTGGCCGTGGTGTGCATCCTCGTCTACATCTTCGGCTGA